One Caretta caretta isolate rCarCar2 chromosome 6, rCarCar1.hap1, whole genome shotgun sequence genomic region harbors:
- the PATL1 gene encoding protein PAT1 homolog 1 isoform X5, translating into MCWYREMRQSPGTGSDRQTRRPSFGHESLEECPLDEDEDAFQTLGEEDEDIDQFNDDTFGAGAIDDDWQEAHERLAELEDKPATARELEDGAVSDEMDLLGHHEENLAERLSKLVIENELEDPAIMQAVQTQPPVQQPGGLNSSIWDGSAVLRRIRGPLLTQEVPSVSVLEYALPQRPSQGQEDERDLSERALPRRSSSPVIGSPPVRAVPIGTPPKQATVPNFNQQILCPKPVHIRAPMQQRYPSPYSERMSPNQLCNVPNSSLLGHPFPPSVTPVFTHLQRAQLLGGAQAGRMSPSQFARVSGLVGSPLTSMNPKLLQGRVGQMMSPASGFRAFFGAPPPPAPPPSQQQHPPCPGSHLQNLRPHPQMFRPDTTHLHPQHRRLLHQRQQQNRNQHRSLNGSAGDRVGHRSSHQEQLRKDPYANLMLQREKDWVSKIQMMQLQSTDPYLDDFYYQNYFQKLEKVSAAEEMHGDGPKKERTKLITPQVAKLEHAYKPVQFEGSLGKLTVSSVNNPRKMIDAVVTSRSEDDETKEKQVRDKRRQTLVTIEKTYSLLLDVEDYERRYLLSLEGERPALMEERKQKICDMYDNLRGKMPGQERPSDDHFVQIMCIRKGKRMVARILPFLSTEQAADILMATARNLPFLIKKDAQDEVLLCLLRPFSLVLYHLPSGTVTSLLQQLANLPQSATAPAPANLHLAAVLQNKER; encoded by the exons ATGTGCTGGTATAGGGAAATGAGACAATCTCCAGGAACGGGTTCAGACAGACAAACTCGGCGCCCCAGCTTTGGGCATGAG TCCCTGGAGGAGTGTCCTCTGGATGAAGATGAAGATGCCTTTCAGACCCTGGGCGAGGAGGATGAAGATATCGACCAGTTCAATGACGACACGTTTGGAGCTGGTGCTATTG ATGACGACTGGCAGGAGGCACATGAGCGGCTCGCAGAACTGGAAGACAAGCCTGCGACAGCTAGAGAGCTGGAAGATGGGGCGGTCAGTGATGAGATGGACCTGCTGGGGCACCATGAGGAGAACCTGGCTGAGAGGCTGAGCAAGCTGGTCATCGAGAACGAGCTCGAAGATCCAGCCATCATGCAGGCTGTGCAAACCCAGCCTCCAGTGCAG CAGCCAGGAGGCCTCAACTCCAGCATCTGGGATGGATCTGCAGTTCTGAGGCGCATCCGAGGACCGCTTCTCACTCAG GAGGTGCCCTCGGTGTCTGTGCTGGAATATGCTCTGCCTCAGAGACCATCACAGGGCCAGGAGGATGAGCGGGACCTCTCGGAGCGGGCACTGCCCAGGCGTTCGTCCTCCCCAGTCATTGGAAGCCCCCCTGTCAGGGCTGTCCCCATCGGCACCCCACCAAAGCAGGCCACCGTGCCCAACTTCAACCAGCAG ATCCTGTGTCCGAAGCCTGTTCACATCCGGGCCCCGATGCAACAGCGTTATCCTTCCCCCTACAGCGAGAGGATGTCTCCAAACCAGCTCTGCAATGTCCCG AATTCCTCCCTGCTGGGCCACCCGTTCCCTCCCAGCGTCACTCCCGTTTTCACCCACCTTCAGAGAGCGCAGCTTCTAGGAGGAGCACAG GCTGGACGAATGTCTCCCAGCCAGTTTGCTCGTGTCTCTGGACTCGTTGGCAGCCCCCTCACATCCATGAACCCCAAGTTGCTTCAAGGCAGAGTTGGGCAGATGATGTCTCCAGCCAGTGGGTTCCGTGCCTTTTTTGGAGCGCCACCGCCCCCCGCGCCACCCCCATCCCAGCAGCAGCACCCCCCATGTCCTGGGTCCCACTTGCAGAACCTAAG gcctcaccctcagatgttcagACCAGATACAACTCACCTTCACCCGCAGCATCGGCGGCTCTTAcatcagagacagcagcagaacaGGAA CCAGCACCGTAGTCTGAATGGCTCGGCAGGGGACCGAGTGGGCCACCGGAGCAGCCATCAGGAGCAGCTGCGGAAGGACCCCTATGCCAATCTCATGTTGCAGCGGGAAAAGGACTGGGTATCAAAGATCCAGATGATGCAGTTGCAAAGCACTGACCCTTACCTGGATGACTTCTACTATCAG AATTACTTCCAGAAGCTGGAGAAAGTGTCAGCGGCAGAGGAGATGCACGGCGATGGCCCCAAGAAAGAACGTACTAAACTCATCACACCCCAGGTGGCCAAGTTAGAGCATGCCTACAAGCCAG TGCAGTTTGAGGGCTCGCTGGGGAAGCTCACAGTCTCCAGTGTAAATAACCCCCGGAAAATGATTGACGCGGTGGTGACCTCCCGCAGTGAGGACGAT GAGACGAAGGAGAAGCAGGTTCGAGACAAGAGACGTCAGACCCTTGTCACCATTGAGAAG ACATACAGCCTCCTCCTGGATGTGGAAGACTATGAGAGGCGCTACCTCCTGAGCCTGGAGGGGGAGCGGCCAGCCCTGATGGAGGAGAGAAAGCAGAAGATCTGTGACATGTATGACAATCTGAGGGGGAAAATGCCCGGCCAAGAGAG GCCGAGTGACGACCACTTTGTGCAAATCATGTGTATCCGGAAAGGGAAGCGTATGGTTGCCCGGATCCTGCCCTTTCTGTCCACGGAGCAAGCGGCCGACATACTCATGGCAACAGCCAGAAACCTGCCCTTCCTGATCAAGAAGGATGCTCAGGATGAG GTGCTGCTGTGCCTGTTGAGGCCATTCTCTCTCGTTCTCTATCATCTTCCGTCGGGGACGGTCACCAGCCTTCTGCAGCAGCTAGCGAACCTACCTCAGAGCGCCACGGCGCCAGCACCTGCCAACCTGCACCTCGCAGCTGTGCTCCAGAACAAG GAGAGGTAG